Proteins encoded together in one Polaribacter reichenbachii window:
- a CDS encoding 3-deoxy-D-manno-octulosonic acid transferase, with protein MKVLYDFLIFFTSPILQIIALFNSKIKLFVDGRKETFLKIDTLKNQNTIWFHAASLGEFEQARPIIEELKKDNKQYKILVTFFSPSGYEIRKNYNLADVICYLPLDSKSNAKKFLEIVSPKMVIFIKYEFWPNFLNELKSKEIPTILVSGILREKQLFFKSYGGFMRDSLQAFHYFFVQNKVSKDLLNSINFKNVTVAGDTRFDRVSKILEQDNSLEFINEFKNDKYTVVAGSTWSEGEEFLVNYINNNASKDEKFIIAPHNIKADAILELQKSINKKTVLFSDKSDKNLAKYQVFIIDTIGILTKIYAAADLAYVGGGLKTGLHNILEPATFGIPVVIGDKYDKFKEAVDLVKIGGCISIKNQEEFTEAFINFKNDENFRKLTGAINKKYIATNLGATKLIMNYLKDKI; from the coding sequence ATGAAAGTTTTATACGACTTCTTAATATTTTTTACCTCACCAATATTGCAAATTATTGCGCTATTTAATAGTAAAATAAAGCTTTTTGTAGATGGAAGAAAGGAAACATTTTTAAAAATTGACACCCTAAAGAATCAGAATACGATTTGGTTTCACGCAGCTTCTTTGGGCGAATTTGAACAAGCAAGGCCAATAATAGAAGAATTAAAAAAAGACAATAAGCAATATAAAATTTTAGTTACTTTTTTTTCGCCTTCTGGTTACGAAATTAGAAAGAATTATAATTTAGCAGATGTAATTTGTTATTTGCCTTTAGATTCAAAATCAAATGCAAAAAAGTTTTTAGAAATTGTAAGCCCTAAAATGGTAATTTTTATAAAATATGAATTTTGGCCAAACTTTTTAAATGAACTAAAATCAAAAGAAATTCCTACGATTTTAGTTTCAGGTATTTTAAGAGAAAAGCAATTGTTCTTTAAAAGTTATGGCGGTTTTATGAGAGATTCTTTACAAGCCTTTCATTACTTTTTTGTGCAGAATAAAGTTTCTAAAGACTTATTGAATTCCATTAATTTTAAAAACGTAACAGTTGCTGGTGATACACGTTTTGATCGTGTTTCTAAAATTCTAGAACAAGACAACTCACTCGAGTTTATTAACGAATTTAAAAATGATAAATACACTGTTGTTGCAGGAAGTACTTGGAGTGAAGGAGAAGAATTTCTGGTGAATTACATCAACAATAATGCATCCAAAGATGAAAAATTTATCATAGCACCACATAATATTAAAGCAGATGCAATTTTGGAATTACAGAAATCCATCAATAAAAAAACAGTTTTATTTTCTGATAAATCTGATAAAAATCTAGCAAAATATCAAGTTTTTATAATTGATACGATTGGGATTTTAACCAAAATTTATGCTGCTGCAGATTTGGCGTATGTTGGTGGAGGTTTAAAAACCGGTTTACATAATATATTAGAACCAGCAACTTTCGGAATTCCTGTAGTGATTGGAGATAAATACGACAAATTTAAAGAAGCTGTAGATTTGGTTAAAATTGGCGGATGTATTTCTATTAAAAATCAAGAAGAATTTACTGAAGCTTTTATCAATTTTAAAAATGATGAAAATTTTAGAAAACTAACTGGTGCAATCAATAAAAAATACATTGCGACTAATTTAGGAGCAACAAAACTAATTATGAATTATTTAAAAGATAAAATTTAA
- a CDS encoding YeeE/YedE family protein, which translates to MDFIFQPWAWYIGGPLIALSLFLYFYFGRDFGASTNFETLCTMAGAGKVSDYFKKDWKQRDFALMFVVGLIIGGFISSSYLIPNQTIDLNPKTVQELTDLGFANVGNQYFPNEIFGDDIYTSLKGFLILIISGVLIGFGTRYAGGCTSGHAITGLSSLQLPSLLAVIGFFIGGIIATWLIIPLIF; encoded by the coding sequence ATGGATTTTATATTTCAACCTTGGGCTTGGTATATTGGTGGTCCACTCATAGCGTTATCGCTATTTTTATATTTCTATTTTGGACGAGATTTTGGAGCCTCAACAAATTTTGAAACCTTATGTACAATGGCTGGTGCAGGCAAAGTTTCTGATTATTTTAAAAAAGATTGGAAACAGCGCGATTTTGCATTAATGTTTGTGGTTGGTTTAATAATTGGTGGTTTTATTTCATCAAGTTATTTAATTCCGAATCAAACAATAGATTTAAACCCAAAAACTGTTCAAGAATTAACAGATTTAGGTTTTGCTAATGTGGGGAATCAATATTTCCCTAATGAAATTTTTGGAGATGATATTTATACATCTTTAAAAGGATTTTTAATTTTGATAATTTCTGGAGTGCTCATTGGTTTTGGAACACGTTATGCAGGTGGTTGTACTTCTGGACACGCAATTACGGGTTTAAGTAGTTTACAATTACCTTCTTTATTGGCAGTAATTGGCTTTTTTATTGGTGGTATTATTGCTACTTGGTTAATAATTCCTTTAATTTTTTAG
- a CDS encoding YeeE/YedE thiosulfate transporter family protein: MKNIKFLILGIFFAIVLSKSQAISWYRFYEMFKFQSFHMFGIIGGAVVISAIIMQLFKSGKIKDINGNKIVPKPKKKGFVSTIFGGTLFGLGWGVSGACAAPVFVIIGFKLVPALIILAGALLGAFIYGLISKKLPN; this comes from the coding sequence ATGAAGAATATCAAATTTTTAATATTAGGCATCTTTTTCGCAATTGTTTTAAGTAAATCTCAGGCAATTTCTTGGTATCGATTTTACGAAATGTTCAAGTTTCAATCATTTCATATGTTTGGAATTATTGGTGGAGCAGTCGTTATATCAGCAATTATTATGCAACTGTTTAAAAGCGGAAAAATTAAAGATATTAATGGTAATAAAATTGTACCAAAACCAAAGAAAAAAGGATTTGTTAGCACCATTTTTGGTGGAACGCTTTTTGGTTTAGGTTGGGGGGTTTCTGGAGCTTGTGCAGCACCAGTTTTTGTGATTATTGGGTTTAAATTAGTGCCTGCCCTTATAATTTTAGCAGGTGCACTTTTAGGTGCATTTATATACGGTTTAATTAGTAAGAAACTACCAAATTAA
- the moaA gene encoding GTP 3',8-cyclase MoaA, which translates to MSKLVDNFGRQMEYVRLAVTDRCNLRCQYCMPAHGIDIVPRQELLTFKEMYRLIRVLTELGVNKVRLTGGEPFVRKDFVGFLEMLSYNDLLDAINITTNGALISHHIDKIEKLEKVKNINLSIDSLQREKFAKITRRDVFPEVYKTFELLEKSNLNLKLNVVVQSGFNTDEIVDFVRLTKDKNVAVRFIEEMPFNGKGQRDMQENWTFKKILNEVKTAFTVDEIQSEKSSTSRNYKVENHLGTFGIIPAFTRTICNDCNRIRITSTGTFKNCLFDDGVFNLRDFIRKGASNDDLKELFLGLVKDKPENGFIAEANRKKGNVSESMSTIGG; encoded by the coding sequence ATGAGTAAATTAGTAGACAATTTTGGACGACAAATGGAATATGTGCGATTAGCAGTTACTGATCGTTGTAATTTGCGTTGCCAATATTGTATGCCTGCTCACGGAATTGATATTGTACCTAGACAAGAGTTGCTTACATTTAAAGAAATGTATCGTTTAATTCGTGTTTTAACAGAATTAGGCGTTAACAAAGTACGTTTAACAGGTGGCGAACCTTTTGTGCGTAAAGATTTTGTAGGTTTTTTAGAAATGTTGTCTTATAACGATTTGTTAGATGCCATAAATATTACCACAAATGGCGCGTTAATTTCTCATCATATTGATAAAATTGAAAAGCTAGAAAAAGTAAAAAACATCAATTTAAGTATAGATAGTTTACAAAGAGAAAAGTTTGCAAAAATTACAAGAAGAGATGTTTTTCCAGAAGTTTATAAAACTTTCGAATTATTAGAAAAAAGCAATTTAAATCTAAAACTTAACGTAGTTGTACAATCGGGTTTTAATACTGATGAAATTGTAGATTTTGTAAGATTAACTAAAGATAAAAATGTAGCTGTTCGTTTTATCGAAGAAATGCCTTTTAACGGAAAAGGGCAAAGAGATATGCAAGAAAACTGGACATTTAAAAAGATTTTAAATGAAGTAAAAACAGCGTTTACTGTGGATGAAATTCAGTCTGAAAAATCATCAACTTCTAGAAATTATAAAGTAGAAAATCATTTAGGAACTTTTGGAATTATACCTGCGTTTACAAGAACTATTTGTAACGATTGTAATAGAATTAGAATTACAAGTACAGGAACTTTTAAAAATTGTTTGTTTGATGATGGCGTTTTTAATCTACGAGATTTTATAAGAAAAGGAGCATCTAATGACGATTTAAAAGAACTTTTCTTAGGATTAGTAAAAGACAAACCAGAAAATGGTTTTATTGCAGAAGCAAACCGTAAAAAAGGAAATGTTTCTGAAAGTATGTCAACCATAGGTGGATAA
- a CDS encoding molybdopterin molybdotransferase MoeA — MLKTITQINNYTLLMISVREANNIILNSTQDFGVEEIPFIKSVGRILKEVITADRDFPPFNRVSMDGICIDFDAFKNGQRDFKVEGIQAAGSEQLSMQNAKNCIEVMTGAVLPNNANTVIRYEDVTIKNGIATINIDLINENQNVHPKGKDGKVGDVLISENKIISAAEIGVLATVGKSLVKVAKLPKVMIVSTGDELVGVDEIPLEHQIRRSNVFTLVSLLERLNISSETAHIIDDKSVLKQKIKRFLKEFDVLLFSGAVSKGKFDFLPEVLEELEVEKRFHKVAQRPGKPFWFGENKDCKVFAFPGNPISTFVNCLAYFYPWYSKSVGLEIEEETAILGEDVSFKPNLEYFLQVKLESKYGHLVAFPIKGNGSGDLASLVKTDAFIQLPNDKTEFKKGEVFSIIRYR, encoded by the coding sequence ATGTTGAAAACAATTACACAAATTAACAATTACACATTATTAATGATTTCAGTAAGAGAAGCAAATAATATCATATTAAATTCAACTCAAGATTTTGGTGTTGAAGAAATTCCGTTTATAAAATCTGTTGGCAGAATTTTAAAAGAAGTAATTACTGCAGACAGAGATTTTCCGCCATTTAATAGAGTCTCTATGGATGGAATTTGTATAGATTTTGATGCATTTAAAAACGGACAAAGAGATTTTAAGGTAGAAGGAATTCAAGCTGCAGGAAGTGAGCAATTATCAATGCAAAATGCTAAAAATTGTATTGAAGTTATGACAGGTGCAGTTTTACCAAACAACGCAAACACTGTTATTCGTTATGAAGATGTCACTATCAAAAACGGAATTGCAACTATCAATATAGATTTAATTAATGAGAATCAAAACGTACACCCAAAAGGAAAAGATGGTAAAGTTGGAGATGTTTTAATATCTGAAAATAAAATTATTTCTGCTGCAGAAATTGGAGTTTTAGCAACTGTGGGTAAATCGTTAGTAAAAGTAGCAAAACTACCCAAAGTAATGATTGTTTCCACTGGTGATGAATTGGTTGGTGTAGATGAAATTCCGTTAGAACATCAAATAAGAAGAAGTAATGTTTTTACGTTGGTTTCTTTGTTAGAAAGGTTAAATATTTCATCAGAAACAGCACATATTATAGATGATAAATCAGTTTTAAAACAGAAGATAAAAAGATTTTTAAAAGAGTTTGATGTTTTGCTTTTTAGTGGGGCAGTAAGTAAAGGTAAATTCGATTTTTTACCAGAAGTTTTAGAAGAATTAGAAGTAGAAAAACGATTCCATAAAGTAGCACAAAGACCAGGAAAACCATTTTGGTTTGGTGAAAATAAAGATTGTAAAGTTTTTGCTTTTCCTGGAAATCCAATATCAACATTTGTAAATTGTTTGGCTTATTTTTATCCTTGGTATTCTAAATCAGTAGGATTAGAAATTGAGGAAGAAACAGCAATTTTAGGAGAAGATGTTTCGTTTAAACCCAATTTAGAATATTTTTTACAAGTAAAATTAGAAAGTAAATACGGACATTTAGTTGCTTTTCCTATCAAAGGAAATGGTTCTGGAGATTTAGCAAGTTTGGTAAAAACGGATGCTTTTATTCAGTTACCAAATGATAAAACTGAGTTTAAAAAAGGAGAAGTTTTTTCGATAATAAGATACAGATAA
- a CDS encoding GIY-YIG nuclease family protein, translated as MKIYYVYILKCADKTYYTGITSNLENRFFEHQQGKHQESYTYKRRPLELVFYAEFSEVGFAIDTEKRIKKWSRVKKEALINDEYEKLPNLAKKKFKK; from the coding sequence ATGAAAATCTATTACGTTTACATCTTAAAATGTGCTGATAAAACGTATTACACAGGTATAACTTCTAATTTAGAAAATAGGTTTTTTGAGCATCAACAAGGAAAACATCAAGAAAGCTATACTTATAAAAGAAGACCTTTAGAATTGGTTTTTTATGCAGAGTTTTCTGAAGTTGGTTTTGCGATTGATACAGAAAAGAGAATAAAAAAATGGTCTAGAGTTAAAAAAGAAGCTTTGATTAATGATGAGTATGAAAAACTTCCTAATTTAGCAAAGAAGAAATTTAAAAAGTAA
- the moaC gene encoding cyclic pyranopterin monophosphate synthase MoaC: MNNFSHINKKGNPKMVNVSEKKITKRTAIAKATMFLGKEVIAHFTNDELFTKKGPVFQTAIIAGIQGVKKTSELIPMCHPLLINGVDVDINIIDTENIEVLCKVTITGKTGVEMEALTGANITCLTIYDMCKSISQKMVIKEVKLLEKTGGKSDIKNG, encoded by the coding sequence ATGAACAATTTTTCACACATAAATAAAAAAGGAAATCCTAAAATGGTAAATGTTTCTGAGAAGAAAATTACCAAAAGAACTGCTATTGCAAAAGCAACGATGTTTTTAGGCAAAGAAGTAATTGCTCATTTTACAAATGATGAATTATTTACTAAAAAAGGACCAGTTTTTCAAACTGCAATTATTGCAGGAATTCAAGGTGTAAAAAAAACATCAGAATTAATACCAATGTGTCATCCATTGTTAATAAATGGAGTAGATGTAGATATTAATATTATAGATACTGAAAATATAGAAGTGCTTTGTAAAGTAACAATTACTGGTAAAACAGGAGTAGAAATGGAAGCATTAACAGGAGCAAATATTACTTGTTTAACTATTTATGATATGTGTAAAAGCATCAGTCAGAAAATGGTAATAAAAGAAGTGAAATTATTAGAAAAAACAGGTGGAAAATCTGATATTAAAAATGGCTAA
- a CDS encoding NTP transferase domain-containing protein: MAKHKKHTNLERRNNDDFAPNEIAILGTNCGVISDLVHKVSQKLSNYKLAYFDASHAKNVEENKLSEYVFHHQGNLQITTSGKINKFQQRLGFAQFDYVFINGNHYQGAKQILILDEAKDASVLKRLDQIQNIQFIVKLKPETEYFPFLEEKYPQIKNITCYTIDEIDAISNHINNLIQEKIAPVKGLVLVGGKSTRMGKDKSELNYFGKPQKEFAKELLENNNLETFYSVQNSSEKENEISDKFLNLGPFGGICSAFQKEPNSAWFVLATDVPFVSDEIIQLVLQHRNPSKAATAIKGKGKQFVEPLITIYEPKAYPILLQYLAQGYSCPRKMLINSDVEIVEIDDAFIRNINTPEEFEAAKSEISN, translated from the coding sequence ATGGCTAAACACAAAAAACATACAAATTTAGAAAGAAGAAATAACGATGATTTTGCGCCAAATGAAATTGCAATTTTGGGTACAAATTGTGGTGTAATTTCTGATTTAGTTCACAAGGTCTCTCAAAAATTATCAAACTATAAATTGGCTTATTTTGATGCTTCTCACGCAAAAAATGTGGAAGAAAATAAATTATCAGAATATGTTTTTCATCACCAAGGGAATTTACAAATTACAACATCAGGAAAAATTAATAAATTTCAGCAACGATTAGGTTTTGCTCAGTTTGATTATGTTTTTATAAATGGAAATCATTATCAAGGTGCAAAACAAATTCTGATTTTAGACGAAGCTAAAGACGCATCCGTTTTAAAAAGATTAGATCAAATACAGAATATTCAATTTATAGTAAAATTGAAACCTGAAACTGAATATTTTCCTTTTTTAGAAGAGAAATATCCGCAGATAAAAAATATTACTTGTTATACTATTGATGAGATTGATGCAATTTCAAATCACATTAATAATTTAATTCAAGAAAAAATAGCCCCAGTAAAAGGCTTGGTTTTAGTTGGCGGGAAAAGTACAAGAATGGGTAAAGATAAATCTGAACTCAATTATTTTGGAAAACCTCAAAAGGAGTTTGCCAAAGAATTATTAGAGAATAATAATTTAGAAACATTTTATTCTGTTCAGAATTCATCTGAAAAAGAAAATGAAATTTCTGATAAGTTTTTAAATTTAGGGCCTTTTGGAGGTATTTGTTCTGCATTTCAAAAAGAGCCAAATTCGGCTTGGTTTGTGTTAGCTACAGATGTTCCTTTTGTAAGTGATGAGATTATTCAACTGGTTTTACAACATAGAAATCCAAGTAAAGCTGCAACTGCAATAAAGGGAAAAGGCAAGCAATTTGTTGAGCCTTTGATTACCATTTACGAGCCAAAGGCGTATCCTATTTTGTTGCAATATTTGGCACAAGGTTATTCTTGTCCGCGTAAAATGTTAATCAATTCTGATGTAGAAATTGTAGAAATTGATGATGCTTTTATTAGAAATATAAATACTCCTGAGGAATTTGAAGCTGCTAAAAGTGAGATAAGCAATTAA